The genome window TGGGCCACTGAATGGAAGACTTCAGCGACTTTGCGCGCTTTTTCGCCTTCTGGCACCGTTTGGAAACCAAAATGAGTGGACTGCGAAGCGGAATCTGCGGAATGTTGCGATTCGGAGGGGTTTTGCATGGTGAATTCCCGATATATCGGGCAATGGTAGCCTATCGGGAACCCGGCGGCGGCCGCTAAACCTGTCACAGCAGCAGCCAGCGGTCACATACCTGAAATATTGCGGCCATACTATCGCAATGTTCGCGCCGCGCCGGCGCTCCGAAGTGTGCCAAATTCGCCATGTCCAGCACTATCCTCGTCGTCGAAGACGAACCCGCAATCCAGGAACTGATCGCCGTCAACCTGTCCTTCGCGGGGCACAAAGTGTTGCGCGCCTTCGACGCGGACCAGGCCCAAACCCTGATCCGCGCCGAACTCCCCGATCTGATCCTGCTGGATTGGATGTTGCCCGGCACGTCGGGCCTGGCCATGGCGCGCAAGCTGCGCAACGACGAACGCACCCGCGCCGTCCCGGTCATCATGCTGACCGCCAAGGGTTCCGAGCAAGACAAGGTAGATGGCCTGGAAGCCGGCGCCGACGACTACATCACCAAGCCGTTCTCGCCGAAAGAGCTGATGGCCCGCATCAAGGCCGTGCTGCGCCGCCGCGCGCCCCAGCTGACTGACGACGTGATCGACGTGGGCGGCCTGAAGCTGGACCCCGTCACGCATCGCCTGTCGGGCAATGCCCAGTCGCTGCAAATCGGCCCCACTGAATTCCGCCTGCTGCATTTCTTCATGACCCACCCCGAGCGCGTGTTCTCACGTTCGCAACTGCTGGATCAGGTCTGGGGCGACCACGTGTTCGTCGAAGAGCGTACCGTAGACGTCCATATCCGCCGCCTGCGCAAAGCCCTGGAACCCAGCGGCCATGATGCGCATGTGGAAACGGTTCGCGGCAGCGGTTACCGGTTTACGGCACAGCTTCCGACGCGGTAACTTCTGCACCACGATGATCTGGTTGCGCACACTTTTCCTGGTCGCCCTTTGGGCGGTGGTTGCCTTATTGGCGCAATGGCTTCTTGGAGACCCGGCAGGCTGGATAGTGTTTTCCGCCGCGCTGGCCGCCACGCTGTTATGGCGCAGTTGGCGGCTCACGCTGGTCTCCCATTGGGCCCAACACCCGGACACCTCTCCCCCGGCGTCTGTCGGCCCCTGGGACGATATCCTCGCCCCGCTCTACCGTTACACACGTGCCCGCGCCCGTGAACTGACCGAAACTCAAGAGACCATGCAAGGCATGCTGGCCGCCGCTCAGGCGCTGCCGGACGGCGCGGTCACCTTGAATGAAGACTTTCAGATTGACTGGTGCAACCGCATGGCGCGCCAGCATCTGGGCTTGCGCCTGCCCGCCGATCGCGGCCACAACCTGCTGAATCTGCTGCGCGCACCCGAATTCGTGGAATATGCGCACCGGCCGTCATGGCCCGAGCCAATTCTGGTGCGTCTGGGCCAGCAGGGCCAGGAACGCCTGATGATGATGCAGCTGACGTCTTACGCCAGCAATCAGCGCCTGCTCATCACGCGTG of Achromobacter seleniivolatilans contains these proteins:
- the phoB gene encoding phosphate regulon transcriptional regulator PhoB, which codes for MSSTILVVEDEPAIQELIAVNLSFAGHKVLRAFDADQAQTLIRAELPDLILLDWMLPGTSGLAMARKLRNDERTRAVPVIMLTAKGSEQDKVDGLEAGADDYITKPFSPKELMARIKAVLRRRAPQLTDDVIDVGGLKLDPVTHRLSGNAQSLQIGPTEFRLLHFFMTHPERVFSRSQLLDQVWGDHVFVEERTVDVHIRRLRKALEPSGHDAHVETVRGSGYRFTAQLPTR